Genomic window (Streptomyces sp. TG1A-60):
CAGGACGCGCTCGTCCTCGTCGTACTTCTGGGGAACGCAGTGAGCGGCAAGCTTCTCGCCGACGATCTGCGGCCAACGCCCCATCACACCGCCCACCGCCGCCGGCGTCTCCCAGCCGCGCTCGGTGATCAGGCGGTTGATGGCGGGGCCGAGGGGCATCGGATCGCGGCCGTCGGCGCGCGCGCCGGAGCGGAGCCCGCCACCGCGCCGCGCCTGCTTCCGCTGCTGCGCGGCGTCCCCCCGCGCGCGCGCGGCCTCCTTCGCGGCGCGCAGCGCCACGCGCGCGAGGTCCACACCGGACGGCTCGGGAGGCTTCGGGGCCTGCTCGGATCCGCTGCTCATACGCGCTCCACCGTCCCGCCGGACACGGCGTACCGAGCCCCCGCCAGTACGTCCGGTACGTCGTCGTCGACCGCGGCGGTCACCAGGACCTGCTCGCCGGGCGCGACCAGCTCGGCCAGGCGTTCCCTCCGGCGGGCGTCCAACTCGGCGAAGACGTCGTCGAGGATCAGCACCGGTTCGTTGCCCTCGGCCCGCAGCAGGTCGTAGGAGGCGAGCCGCAGCGCCAGGGCGTACGACCAGCACTCGCCGTGGGAGGCGTACCCCTTGGCGGGCAGCTGACCGAGTTTGAGAACCAAATCATCTCGATGAGGGCCTACGAGGGTGACCCCTCGCTCGATCTCCTGCTTGCGGGTCTCGGTGAGAGCGGTCGTCAACTGCTCGTACAACTCCTCGCGCGCGTGGCCGACGATGCCGGGCGAAGATGGTTTGTACTCCAGACTGACAGGGCCGCCGCCGGGCGCCAGCTGCTCGTACGCCTTGTCGGCCAGCGGCTGGACCGCGGCGACCAGGTCCAGGCGCTGGGACAGCAGTTCGGCGCCCACGCGCGCGAGGTGCTGGTCCCACACGTCGAGCGTGGACAGGTCCATGCTGCGACCGCCGTGCCGGCGGGCCAGCGCGGCCGTCTTGAGGAGCGTGTTGCGCTGCTTGAGGACCCGCTCGTAGTCCGAGCGCACGCCCGCCATGCGCGGGGCCCGCGCGGTGATCAGCTCGTCGAGGAAGCGCCGCCGCTCCCCGGGGTCGCCCTTGACCAGGGCCAGGTCCTCCGGCGCGAACAGCACCGTCCGCACGATGCCGAGCACGTCACGCGGCCTGACCTGCGGCGACCTGTTGATCCGGGCGCGGTTGGCCTTGCCGGGGTTCAGCTCCAGCTCGACGAGCTGCTGCCGCTCGCCCCGGCGCACCTGTGCCCGGATCACCGCGCGGTCGGCGCCCATGCGGACCAGGGGCGCGTCCGAGGACACCCGATGGCTGCCGAGGGTGGCGAGATAGCCGACCGCCTCGACCAGATTCGTCTTGCCCTGTCCGTTGGGGCCCACGAACGCGGTGACACCCGGGTCGAGCGGGACCTCGACCTGGGCGTACGAGCGGAAGTCGGCCAGCGACAGGTGCGTGACGTGCATGGTCGGGTGCCGACCTCCCCAGGGTTGTGGACCGCCGTGCGGCCCTGTGGATGACTTCTCGTCGACCGTTCTTGCGTTCGCTTGCGTGTGCTGAGCCGTGGGCTACTTCTTCTCCACCGCGTGGCCGCCGAACTGGTTCCGCAGCGCCGCGACCATCTTCATCTGCGGAGAGTCCTCCTGGCGCGACGCGAACCGCGCGAAGAGGGAGGCCGTGATCGCGGGCAGCGGCACGGCGTGGTCGATGGCGGCCTCCACCGTCCACCGGCCCTCGCCGGAGTCCTGTGCGAACCCCTTGAGGCGGTCGAGATGCTCGTCCTCGTCAAGGGCGTTCACGGCGAGGTCGAGCAGCCAGGAGCGGATGACCGTGCCCTCCTGCCAGGAGCGGAAGACCTCACGGACATCCGTCACCGAGTCGACCTTCTCCAGGAGCTCCCAGCCCTCGGCGTAGGCCTGCATCATCGCGTACTCGATGCCGTTGTGGACCATCTTCGCGAAGTGCCCTGCGCCGACCTTCCCAGCATGCACCGCGCCGAGGTTGCCCTCGGGCTTGAGCGCGTCGAAGACCGGCTGCACCTTGGCAACGTTCTCCGCGTCACCGCCGTACATCAGCGCGTAGCCGTTCTCCAGGCCCCAGACGCCGCCGGAGACACCGCAGTCGACGAAGCCGATGCCCTTGGCGGCCAGCTCCTCGGCGTGCTTCTCGTCGTCCGTCCAGCGGGAGTTACCGCCGTCCACGACAACGTCACCAGGCTGGAGCAGCTCGGCCAACTCGTCGACGGTCGACTGGGTGGCGGCGCCGGCCGGCACCATCACCCACACGACCCGCGGGCCCTTGAGCCTGCCCACAAGCTCTTCGAGGCTGTGGACATCCGCGCGATCAGGGTTCCGGTCGTATCCGAAGACGGTGTGGCCCGCGCGGCGTATCCGCTCGCGCATGTTGCCGCCCATCTTGCCGAGGCCGACGAGACCGAGCTCCATCAGTTGTTCCTTAGGTTGTGACGTGGCATGAGGCACCTGCGTACCCACGCACGAGCCTAGACCCGGAACGCTCACGCACACCTGTGGGCATACCCGCTCATACGTACACCCCGACCTGCGGCTTGGCGCGGAGCCCGGTGTGATCCACCAGGCCCCACAGCGCTGTGGACCACCGCGGCTGACCGGCCGCGGCGGAGTCCGGCCGGTCAGCCGCTGAGCCGCACCGGCATGATCAGGTATTTGTAGGCCTCGTCCGCCTCGGCGTCCACAGCGGGCTTGCCACTGAGCAGCGCGGGCTTCGTGGACGTCGTGAACGACAGCTGGGCGACCGGGGAGTCGATGGCACTCAGGCCGTCCAGCAGGAACGTCGGGTTGAAGGCGATCGAGATGTCGTCGCCCTCCAGCTGGGCGTCGACCCTTTCCACAGCCTGTGCGTCGTCGCTGGAGCCGGCCTCCAGGATCAGTACGCCCTGCTCGAAGCTCAGCCGCACCGGGGTGTTCCGCTCGGCGACCAGGGCCACGCGCTTGACGGCCTCGACGAAGGGCGCGGTCTCGATGACGGCCACGCTGTTGAACTCCGTCGGAAACAGCGTGCGGTACTTCGGGAGGTCACCCTCCAGTAGCCGGGTGGTCGTACGACGGCCCGCGCCCTCGAAACCGATCAGCCCTTCGCCGGAGCCCGAGCCGGAGAGCGCCAGGATGACGCTGTCGCCGCTCGTGAGGGCCTTGGCGGTGTCCAGGAGCGTCTTGGCTGGCACCAGGGCGACGGCGGACGCCTCGGGGTTCTCCGGCTTCCACAGGAACTCCCGGACCGCGAAGCGGTAGCGGTCGGTGGAGGCCAGGGTGACCGTGTCGCCCTCGATCTCGATGCGCACACCGGTGAGGACGGGCAGCGTGTCGTCGCGCCCGGCGGCGATGGCCACCTGGGCGGCGGCGGAGGCGAAGACCTCACCGGGGACGGTGCCCGTGGCATTAGGCATCTGCGGCAGGGACGGGTACTCCTCCACCGGCAGCGTGTGGAGGGTGAACCGGGAGGAGCCGCAGACCACGGTCGCCCGTACACCGTCTGTGGAAATCTCCACCGGGCGGTTGGGGAGGGCGCGGCAGATGTCCGCGAGGAGCCGGCCGGAGACGAGCACTGTGCCCTCCTCGTCGACCTCCGCCTCCAGGGAGACCCGCGCCGAGACCTCGTAGTCGAAGCTGGACAGGCTCAGCTGGCCTTCCTCGGCCTTCAGAAGGAGGCCGGCGAGGACAGGCGCCGGCGGACGGGCCGGGAGGCTGCGCGCCGCCCAGGCCACTGCCTCCGCGAGTACGTCGCGTTCCACCCGGATCTTCACCGTTGCCGCCTCCTGCTGTTGCCGGCGCTTCTCGCCCTGCCTGGCTTCGTCGTCTGTCTCGGTGTCGCTGATTCCTGTGAGGGGAAGGACACCGGGGACCAGTCTGACGCACACCACTGACACTCGGAGCCTCTCGGGGTCAAGTCGTGTCGAGGCGCGGTCAGGCAGCCCGGAGCGAGTTGTGCACAGGCCCCACTTCGATACGGATTCCCAGCTCTCTCTAGTTGGGAGTAGTAGTAGGGGCTGTGGAAACCGTGGATAACCCTGTTTTCGCAGCTCAGCCGCCAGATTTTGTCCACGGGCCCTGTGGGTGGGGGCGGTGGACAACTCGGGGTGTCTGTGGAGAACAGAAAGTTCTGCACACCCCGTGCACAGCCCGGGGGCACTTCTCCCCAACGGCGTCCCCAGGTTTGCCCACCTTTCCCACAGCCCAACCAGGCAACTTCATGTGACGCCTTTCACTCGGCGCGGTGAGAAGGCGCGTTGGCTTGCCGAACAGTGGACAGACATGTGGAGAAGCCGACCATCAGTGGGGACAAGGGGCCACAGCCTGTGGGTTGTCGGTGGACAACTCCGTCCACAGTCTGTGGATCCCGCCTTCGTCCACAGCCTGTGGAGATCTTTTGTCCACGGATCCACAGGTAGCTGACCTGGACCGATGATCTCTCAGCAGCGCGCCCTGTGGACACGATCTGCATAACTTCCCGGTCCCCAGGGTGTGGACGGCAGAAAGTCCCCGAATCTGTGGAGGAAGGCCGTAACTCGGCAGGTATTCGAACACCTGATGACAGCCCGGCGACGGAGAAAGCTGCCACGGAACGCCGAAGGCGCCCTCGGGAACTCGTCCCGGGGCGCCCTCAGCGCGACGTACGACGGCCTTCTGTCAGCCGTTCTTGATGCGGTTCGTCAGCTCCGTCACCTGGTTGTAGATGGAGCGCCGCTCGGCCATCAGCGCACGGATCTTGCGGTCGGCGTGCATGACGGTGGTGTGGTCGCGGTTGCCGAACTGCGCGCCGATCTTGGGCAGCGACAGGTCGGTCAGCTCACGGCAGAGATACATGGCGATCTGGCGGGCGGTCACCAGGGCACGGCCCCGAGACGTGCCGCACAGATCCTCGACCGTGAGCCCGAAGTAGTCCGCCGTGGCGGCCATGATCGCGGTCGCGGTGATCTCGGGGGACGCGTTCTCGCCGCCCGGGATCAGGTCCTTCAGGACGATCTCGGTGAGCCCCAGGTCCACCGGCTGCCTGTTGAGCGATGCGAACGCCGTCACGCGGATCAGCGCACCCTCCAGCTCGCGGATGTTGCGCGAGATCCGGGACGCGATGAACTCCAGCACCTCCGGCGGAGCGTTGAGCTGTTCCTGCACCGCCTTCTTGCGGAGGATGGCGATACGCGTCTCCAGCTCGGGCGGCTGGACGTCGGTGATCAGACCCCACTCGAAACGGTTCCGCAGCCGGTCCTCCAAGGTCACCAGCTGTTTCGGCGGCCGGTCGCTGGAGAGCACGATCTGCTTGTTCGCGTTGTGGAGCGTGTTGAAGGTGTGGAAGAACTCCTCCTGCGTCGACTCCTTGTCCGCCAGGAACTGGATGTCGTCGACGAGCAGGATGTCCATCTCCCGGTACCGCTTGCGGAAGCTGTCCCCCTTGCCGTCGCGGATGGAGTTGATGAACTCGTTGGTGAACTCCTCCGAGCTCACGTACCGCACCCGCGTGCCCGGGTAGAGGCTCCGCGCGTAGTGCCCGATCGCGTGCAGCAGGTGCGTCTTGCCGAGCCCCGACTCCCCATAGATGAAGAGGGGGTTGTACGCCTTCGCCGGTGCCTCGGCGACGGCCACCGCGGCCGCGTGTGCGAAGCGGTTCGAGGCGCCGATGACGAAGGTGTCGAAAAGGTACTTCGGGTTCAGGCGGGCCGTCGGTTCACCCGGGCCGGGCGCCGGCGCGGGCTGCGCCGCCAGCGGGCCTGGCGCGCTGCTCGCCGGGCCGCCCCGGTGCACATGCCCGGAACCCGGCGGCGGGTCGGGGAGCTCGCGTCGGCGGTCGGCCCGCGCGTAGTCGGAATCGGTACCCGGCCGGTCGTAGTCGCCGCGGGGCTGGTCGTAGTCGGCCCGCCCGGAGTCGTACTCGGCGCGCTGCTGCTCGTACGGCGGGCGCTCCATCGACTGCGGACGGTAGTCCTGCGACGGCGAGGCGTACGGATCGCGCTCGGGGAAGCCGAGTCGCTGCTGCTGCCAGCCGTAGTCGTCCTGCGACGACCGCGGCCAGGCGCCCGGTCCGGGCCGCTGGTAGTCGGACGGATACGCGGGGCGCCCTGTCGGCAACTGGTCGGCACGGCCGGTGGGCGCCGGGTCCGTGCGCGGATGCGGCAGCTGGTCGCCGGCCCCGCCGGTCAGTTGCTCGCCGCGCCCGGGTCCTCGGTCGTCGGCCCGGTGGCGGCCGTACCCGTCATAGGAGGCGCGGTCCTGGCCGTCGTACGGGTTCTGACTCTCGTACGCGTTCTGGTTGTCGTAGGCACCACGCGCGTCACGTCCCTGGCCGTCGTACGCGTCCCTGTCGTAGGCATCGTGGTTCTGTCTCGGGACGGTGGGGAGCTCGGGCTCTTCGAAGCGGGGCTGGACCGGCGGGGACTCGCCCACCGACCTGTCGACGGTGATGGCGATACGGATCGGCCGACCGCACTCCCGGCTCAGGGTCTCGCTGACGATCGGTGCGAGCCGCCCTTCGAGTACGCCCTTGGCGAACTCGTTCGGGACCGCGAGAAGGGCGGTGTCCGCGACCAGCGCGAGCGGCTGGCAGCGCTTGATCCAGCGCTCGTCCTTCACCTCGACGCCCTGCCCGCGGCCCTCACCGAGGAGCTTTTCCAGTACTCGTGGCCACACTGCGGCAAGATCGGCAGGTACGTCAGCCACAGGGCACGCTCTCTCACAGGTCCCACGAACGTGTGGTTCTGGGACGGGTCGGGTTGAACTCGGGTGGGGCGCTCGGAACGAGGTGCTGGTGGCCGGGTCGAGGGCCCAGCAGCCAAGAAAAGGGAGTGAATCGGAGTTCGGTCACGGTAGTCACGGCGGCCGGTGCGGTTCAAGTTGTTGTCCCCAGCCTGTGGATAGTGTCTCCCTGGGGCCGCTGGTTTGACCGGATGGCGTAGCCGCGCGTACCGTAACCAGGTCGAGTTGTCGATGGCTGCTGCCGCCTGCCTCCGATGGGCACAGATCACGTCAGGTGATCGAAAAGCGGTGCACTCGGGCGTGAATACGAGCTACTCGTGGGCGCACGGTGACAGCCAGGACGGCACCCGCAAACACCGATTTCTTTCTGGAGCCCCCGAGTGAGCAAGCGCACCTTCCAGCCGAACAACCGTCGCCGCGCGAAGACCCACGGCTTCCGCCTGCGGATGCGCACCCGTGCCGGCCGCGCGATTCTCGCGAACCGCCGCACCAAGGGTCGCGCCAGCCTGTCCGCCTGATCCTGATCAGGTCATGACGTCGTGCTGCCTTCCGAGCATCGGCTGAGGCGGCGCGAGGACTTCGCGACCGCGGTACGACGAGGACGCCGGGCCGCCCGCCCGCTCCTTGTCGTTCACCTACGTAGCGGTGCCATGGACCCGCACGCGCCTGGGGAGAGCGCTCCCTCGACGCGTGCGGGTTTCGTCGTGAGCAAGGCCGTCGGTGGCGCGGTCGTACGCAACAAGGTGAAGCGCAGGCTTCGCCATCTGATGCGCGATCGAGTCGCCCTGGTGCCCCCCGGTAGCCTGGTAGTCGTACGAGCGCTGCCCGGAGCGGGTGACGCCGACCACGTACAACTGGCCCAAGACCTGGATGCCGCCCTGGGGCGGCTGCTGGGAGGGGGCGCACGATGAAGTATCCGCTGCTGGCGCTGATCAAGCTGTACCAGTGGACGATCAGTCCGCTGCTCGGGCCGGTGTGCAAGTACTACCCGTCGTGCTCCCACTACGGATACACGGCCATCGACCGGCACGGTGCGATCAAAGGAACGGCACTCACCGCCTGGCGCATCCTGCGATGCAATCCGTGGTCGCTCGGTGGTGTGGACCACGTCCCGCCGCGCAAGCGGCCACGGTGGCACGAGATGTTGCGTGGCGCCTGGCGTGTACGCAAGGGCGGGACCTCCGCCGCCGAACCGGCCACCGAGGGGCATGTTTCCTCCAGCCCGGCCGCTGAGACCCAGTCCCATGCCCAAGGAGCATGATTAGTGGACACGATTGCCAGCCTCTTCAGCTTCATCACGACACCTGTCTCCTGGGTCATCGTCCAGTTCCACAAGGTGTACGGCGCCCTCTTCGGCGATGACACCGGGTGGGCCTGGGGCCTGTCCATCGTGTCCTTGGTGATCCTGATCCGTATCTGCCTGATCCCGCTCTTCGTGAAGCAGATCAAGGCGACCCGGGCCATGCAGACGCTGCAGCCCGAGATGAAGAAGATCCAGGAGCGCTACAAGAACGACAAGCAGCGTCAGTCCGAAGAGATGATGAAGCTGTACAAGGAGACGGGTACCAACCCGCTCTCCTCGTGCCTTCCCATCCTGGCGCAGTCGCCGTTCTTCTTCGCCCTGTACCACGTGCTCAACAGCATCGCGAACAACGACACCGTCGGCGTCATCAACGAGAGCCTGCTGCAGAGCGCGCAGAAGGCGCACATCTTCGGTGCTCCGCTGGCCGCGAAGTTCACCGACAGCTCTGGGGACGTCGCGGCGCTCGATGCCTCGCTGACCACGGTCCGCGTCGTCACCGCGGTCATGATCATCCTGATGTCCGCGTCGCAGTTCTACACGCAGCGTCAGCTGATGACGAAGAACGTCGACACCACGGTGAAGACGCCGTTCATGCAGCAGCAGAAGATGCTGATGTACATCTTCCCGATCATGTTCGCCGTCTTCGGCATCAACTTCCCGGTCGGTGTCCTCGTCTACTGGCTGACCACCAACGTGTGGACCATGGGCCAGCAGATGTACGTCATCCACAACAACCCGACCCCGGGTTCCAAGGCCCAGGCCGCTTACCTGGACCGCCTCTTCAAGCACGTGACGCGGCACGGCAAGACCCGCAACCGTCGTGAGCGCGCCATCGTCAAGGCGATCGTCGTGAAGGGCCGGGACCGCAACGAGTACGAGCGGAAGTTCATCACCGGCCTGAACAAGGAGGGCCTCGCGGCCCAGACCGACGGCACCGTGGTCCAGAGCGAGGCCTCGGCCATCGCCACAGCCGAGGACGGTACGCCGACGACCGTTGCTCCCAAGCGCCAGCAGCCCAAGCGCCAGACCAAGGCCCAGCGGCAGTCCGGCGGCGCGAAGACCGCCGACGAAGCCGAGCCGAACACTGAGCCCACCTCGCTGAGTAAGACCGACGAGCCGGAGGACGCCAAGCCGGCGGCCGCCGCAGAGAAAGCCGGGCCCAAGTCCGGCGCCGGCGGTCGCAGCAAGGCCCAGTCCGGTCAGCGCAAGGGCCAGCAGCGCCCCAAGTCCCCGTCCAAGAAGTAAGAAGGAGCCCATCCCGTGACGGAAGGCACCACCCCCGCCTCCTCCTCCGAGGGTGGCGACACCCTCACCCGCCTGGAGCAGGAGGGTGAGATCGCGGCGGACTACCTGGAAGGTCTGCTGGACATCGCCGATCTCGACGGCGACATCGACATGGACGTCGAGGCCGACCGTGCCGCTGTCTCGATCATCAGCGATTCCGGCAGCCGCGACCTGAGCAAGCTCGTGGGCCGGGAGGGCGAGGTGCTTGAAGCGCTCCAGGAGCTCACGCGCCTGGCCGTGCACCGCGAGACCGGCGACCGCAGCCGTCTGATGCTGGACATCGCGGGCTACCGTGCCAAGAAGCGCGCCGAGCTCTCGGAGCTCGGCGCCAAGGCCGCGGCCGAGGCCAAGAGCACCGGCGAGCCCGTGAAACTGAAGCCGATGACGCCCTTCGAGCGCAAGGTCGTGCACGACGCGGTCAAGACCGCGGGCCTGCGCAGTGAGTCCGAGGGCGAGGAACCGCAGCGCTTCGTCGTCGTGCTTCCCGCCTGATTCGGTACGTACGTTTCTCCGGCCCCGTCTGTCCGCAGGCGGGGCCGAACTTTGTCAGCCTGTTGTTCTGGTGTCAGCGCCCAGTGCGCTTTTGCGGTACGGAAGGACGGTCCCCGTGACGGAGGCAGCGGAGCTCCCCCTGCGCCCGAGCAGGCGCGCGATGTATTCGGTGATCGCTATGGGGATGCGGTTCGGTACGCCCAGCTCCTGGCTGAGGCGGGAGTGCAGCGAGGGCTCATCGGCCCGCGGGAGGTACCTCGCCTGTGGGAGAGGCACCTGCTGAACTGTGCGGTGCTCTCCGAGGTCGTGCCCGAGGGGGTGACGGTGTGCGATGTCGGTTCCGGTGCCGGACTGCCCGGCATTCCACTGGCCCTTGTCCGGGACGACCTGAAGATCACGCTGCTGGAGCCACTGCTGCGGCGTACGAACTTCCTCACCGAGGTCGTCGAACTCCTGGGCCTCGACCATGTGACCGTCGTCCGTGGCCGAGCCGAAGAGGTCCTCGGGACGCTGCAACCGGTCCATGTGGTGACGGCCCGGGCCGTGGCTCCGCTGGACCGACTGGCCACCTGGGGCATTCCGCTGCTGAGGCCGTACGGAGAGATGCTGGCTCTCAAGGGCGACACCGCCGAGGAGGAGTTGAAGAGTGCCGCAGCGGCCCTGAGTAAGCTCGGTGCGGTGGAGACCTCCATCCACCATGTCGGCGAGGGTGTGGTCGACCCTCTGTCCACGGTCGTGCGGGTGGAGGTCGGGGAGAGCCCGGGTGGCGTGCGCTTCGCGGCAAAGCGGGCGAAGGCGGCCCGGACCGGCCGAGCACGTCGGCGTCGTTGATCTGGGCGTTCGCTGACCCGCCCTGACGGCGAGTCGTACTCCACACAAGCTGCCAAACGTACGCATCTCGGAGTGTCGCGCGGGCGTGGCTCGTGCGGCTGGGCATCGTGTTTCACGTGAAACGTCGCTCACTGCTGCACGGCATCATCAGCCGTGGCCGCGCCGCGGCCGAACCGCGTGACCGGAAGCCTCTCGGGTCACTCGGAGAGGTATCGGAGTTTTCCACAGAGGTGGAATTCTCCACAGAAGCCCAGGCCTCACTGGTTCACGACCCCGAAGACATGGGAGGCTCTGTTCATTGCGAGCCTGAAGTCGAGGAGAGTGAATCCTTGCGGTCCGACGCCAACATCGCGGGACCGATGACCGATCCGGTCCCCGGTCCCCGTACCGAATCGATGGGGGAGGATGTTTCACGTGAAACACCGCCCCCGATGGACGACACTCCCATCGGTCGTGCTGCCCAACTGGCGGTAGAGGCTCTGGGCCGCGCTGGCGAGGGCTTGCCCCGGCCCGAGCAGACCAGAGTCATGGTCGTCGCCAACCAGAAGGGCGGCGTCGGCAAGACCACGACAACGGTCAACCTTGCCGCTTCGCTGGCTCTGCACGGCGCCCGTGTCCTCGTGGTCGACCTCGACCCTCAGGGCAACGCGTCCACCGCGCTGGGTATCGATCACCACGCCGAGGTGCCCTCCATCTACGACGTGCTGATCGAGAGCAAGCCCCTGGCGGAAGTCGTCCAGCCCGTTCCTGATGTCGAGGGGCTCTTCTGTGCCCCCGCCACGATCGATCTCGCCGGTGCGGAGATCGAGCTGGTATCCCTGGTGGCACGAGAGAGCCGGCTGCAGCGAGCGATTCAGGCGTACGAGCAGCCTTTGGACTACATCCTCATCGATTGCCCGCCCTCGCTCGGCTTGCTGACGGTCAACGCGCTGGTCGCCGGCCAGGAAGTCCTCATCCCGATCCAGTGTGAGTACTACGCGTTGGAGGGCCTCGGACAGCTGCTTCGCAATGTCGACCTGGTACGAGGGCACCTCAACCCCGTCCTGCATGTGTCGACCATCCTGCTCACCATGTACGACGGCCGGACGCGCCTGGCGTCCCAGGTTGCAGACGAGGTGCGCACCCACTTCGGTGGCGAGGTGCTGCGGACGAGCATTCCCCGCTCGGTCCGTATCTCCGAGGCGCCGAGCTATGGGCAGACGGTGCTGACCTACGATCCTGGATCGAGTGGTGCCCTCTCCTACCTTGAGGCGGCACGAGAAATCGCGCTGAAGGGCGTGGGCGTGGGGTACGACCCGACGCACGCCCATATCGGTACTCAGAATAATCCGAGCGTGGCGGAGGGGATCCAGTGAGCGATCGACGGAGGGGGTTGGGCCGTGGTCTCGCCGCACTGATCCCAGCGGCCTCGACAGGAGAGAAGGAATCGGCAGCGGGAGCACCCGCATCCACAGCGCCGGCGGCAACATCCGTCTTCATGCCCGAGCGTGGGGTGGCGGCGTCGACGATGGCTACTCTCCCGCCTGTTTCACGTGAAACAGAGGAGCCGTCGTCCAACGGTTCAGAGCTGCCGACAGCACCGATCGGTGCGTACTTCGCCGAGCTGCCCCTCGACTCCATCACCCCGAACCCGCGCCAACCGCGTGAGGTGTTCGACGAGGACCTTCTGCAGGAACTCGTCACCTCCATCAAGGAGGTCGGTCTCCTCCAGCCCGTCGTCGTACGGCAGCTGGGCCCGGCTCGCTACGAGCTCATCATGGGCGAGCGGCGCTGGCGCGCTTGCCGTGAGGCCGGCCTG
Coding sequences:
- a CDS encoding R3H domain-containing nucleic acid-binding protein produces the protein MTEGTTPASSSEGGDTLTRLEQEGEIAADYLEGLLDIADLDGDIDMDVEADRAAVSIISDSGSRDLSKLVGREGEVLEALQELTRLAVHRETGDRSRLMLDIAGYRAKKRAELSELGAKAAAEAKSTGEPVKLKPMTPFERKVVHDAVKTAGLRSESEGEEPQRFVVVLPA
- the yidC gene encoding membrane protein insertase YidC, coding for MDTIASLFSFITTPVSWVIVQFHKVYGALFGDDTGWAWGLSIVSLVILIRICLIPLFVKQIKATRAMQTLQPEMKKIQERYKNDKQRQSEEMMKLYKETGTNPLSSCLPILAQSPFFFALYHVLNSIANNDTVGVINESLLQSAQKAHIFGAPLAAKFTDSSGDVAALDASLTTVRVVTAVMIILMSASQFYTQRQLMTKNVDTTVKTPFMQQQKMLMYIFPIMFAVFGINFPVGVLVYWLTTNVWTMGQQMYVIHNNPTPGSKAQAAYLDRLFKHVTRHGKTRNRRERAIVKAIVVKGRDRNEYERKFITGLNKEGLAAQTDGTVVQSEASAIATAEDGTPTTVAPKRQQPKRQTKAQRQSGGAKTADEAEPNTEPTSLSKTDEPEDAKPAAAAEKAGPKSGAGGRSKAQSGQRKGQQRPKSPSKK
- the rpmH gene encoding 50S ribosomal protein L34 — its product is MSKRTFQPNNRRRAKTHGFRLRMRTRAGRAILANRRTKGRASLSA
- the rnpA gene encoding ribonuclease P protein component gives rise to the protein MLPSEHRLRRREDFATAVRRGRRAARPLLVVHLRSGAMDPHAPGESAPSTRAGFVVSKAVGGAVVRNKVKRRLRHLMRDRVALVPPGSLVVVRALPGAGDADHVQLAQDLDAALGRLLGGGAR
- the yidD gene encoding membrane protein insertion efficiency factor YidD, which codes for MKYPLLALIKLYQWTISPLLGPVCKYYPSCSHYGYTAIDRHGAIKGTALTAWRILRCNPWSLGGVDHVPPRKRPRWHEMLRGAWRVRKGGTSAAEPATEGHVSSSPAAETQSHAQGA
- the dnaN gene encoding DNA polymerase III subunit beta, with the translated sequence MKIRVERDVLAEAVAWAARSLPARPPAPVLAGLLLKAEEGQLSLSSFDYEVSARVSLEAEVDEEGTVLVSGRLLADICRALPNRPVEISTDGVRATVVCGSSRFTLHTLPVEEYPSLPQMPNATGTVPGEVFASAAAQVAIAAGRDDTLPVLTGVRIEIEGDTVTLASTDRYRFAVREFLWKPENPEASAVALVPAKTLLDTAKALTSGDSVILALSGSGSGEGLIGFEGAGRRTTTRLLEGDLPKYRTLFPTEFNSVAVIETAPFVEAVKRVALVAERNTPVRLSFEQGVLILEAGSSDDAQAVERVDAQLEGDDISIAFNPTFLLDGLSAIDSPVAQLSFTTSTKPALLSGKPAVDAEADEAYKYLIMPVRLSG
- the recF gene encoding DNA replication/repair protein RecF, yielding MHVTHLSLADFRSYAQVEVPLDPGVTAFVGPNGQGKTNLVEAVGYLATLGSHRVSSDAPLVRMGADRAVIRAQVRRGERQQLVELELNPGKANRARINRSPQVRPRDVLGIVRTVLFAPEDLALVKGDPGERRRFLDELITARAPRMAGVRSDYERVLKQRNTLLKTAALARRHGGRSMDLSTLDVWDQHLARVGAELLSQRLDLVAAVQPLADKAYEQLAPGGGPVSLEYKPSSPGIVGHAREELYEQLTTALTETRKQEIERGVTLVGPHRDDLVLKLGQLPAKGYASHGECWSYALALRLASYDLLRAEGNEPVLILDDVFAELDARRRERLAELVAPGEQVLVTAAVDDDVPDVLAGARYAVSGGTVERV
- the gnd gene encoding phosphogluconate dehydrogenase (NAD(+)-dependent, decarboxylating), with translation MELGLVGLGKMGGNMRERIRRAGHTVFGYDRNPDRADVHSLEELVGRLKGPRVVWVMVPAGAATQSTVDELAELLQPGDVVVDGGNSRWTDDEKHAEELAAKGIGFVDCGVSGGVWGLENGYALMYGGDAENVAKVQPVFDALKPEGNLGAVHAGKVGAGHFAKMVHNGIEYAMMQAYAEGWELLEKVDSVTDVREVFRSWQEGTVIRSWLLDLAVNALDEDEHLDRLKGFAQDSGEGRWTVEAAIDHAVPLPAITASLFARFASRQEDSPQMKMVAALRNQFGGHAVEKK
- a CDS encoding DciA family protein translates to MSSGSEQAPKPPEPSGVDLARVALRAAKEAARARGDAAQQRKQARRGGGLRSGARADGRDPMPLGPAINRLITERGWETPAAVGGVMGRWPQIVGEKLAAHCVPQKYDEDERVLTVQCESPVWATEVRRLAPNLVARLNEELGHGTVRQIKVQTPGGAPRRYGPLRAPGSTRSSGFYE
- the dnaA gene encoding chromosomal replication initiator protein DnaA, with the protein product MADVPADLAAVWPRVLEKLLGEGRGQGVEVKDERWIKRCQPLALVADTALLAVPNEFAKGVLEGRLAPIVSETLSRECGRPIRIAITVDRSVGESPPVQPRFEEPELPTVPRQNHDAYDRDAYDGQGRDARGAYDNQNAYESQNPYDGQDRASYDGYGRHRADDRGPGRGEQLTGGAGDQLPHPRTDPAPTGRADQLPTGRPAYPSDYQRPGPGAWPRSSQDDYGWQQQRLGFPERDPYASPSQDYRPQSMERPPYEQQRAEYDSGRADYDQPRGDYDRPGTDSDYARADRRRELPDPPPGSGHVHRGGPASSAPGPLAAQPAPAPGPGEPTARLNPKYLFDTFVIGASNRFAHAAAVAVAEAPAKAYNPLFIYGESGLGKTHLLHAIGHYARSLYPGTRVRYVSSEEFTNEFINSIRDGKGDSFRKRYREMDILLVDDIQFLADKESTQEEFFHTFNTLHNANKQIVLSSDRPPKQLVTLEDRLRNRFEWGLITDVQPPELETRIAILRKKAVQEQLNAPPEVLEFIASRISRNIRELEGALIRVTAFASLNRQPVDLGLTEIVLKDLIPGGENASPEITATAIMAATADYFGLTVEDLCGTSRGRALVTARQIAMYLCRELTDLSLPKIGAQFGNRDHTTVMHADRKIRALMAERRSIYNQVTELTNRIKNG